One region of Solanum pennellii chromosome 6, SPENNV200 genomic DNA includes:
- the LOC107021128 gene encoding cytosolic enolase 3 — protein MSVQEYLDKHLLSRRIEDAVNAAVRAKTSDPVLFISNHMRKAVPSVITKVKARQILDSRGIPTVEVDLHTNKGLFRASAPSGASSGMYEAIELRDGEKGTYLGNSVNRAVKNINEKISVALVGMDPTLQSQIDQVMIDLDKTENKSELGANAILAVSIAACKAGAAEKEVSLHKHIADLSGQTSPLLPVPVFTLISGGKHGGNNLAIQEIMILPVGSNTFEEALQMGSETYHHLKAVITETYGAHGCNVGEDGGFTPNISSLRDGLDLVQKAIGRTGYNEKIKIAIGVAATEFCIGTKYDLDFKTPNKSGQNFKSGQDMIDMYKELCADYPIVSIEDPFDKEDWEHVKYFSSLGICQVVGGDLIMSNPKRIERAIQENSCNALLLKVNQIGTVTEAIEVVKMAKDAQWGVVISQRLGETEDSFISDLSVGLATSQIKAGAPSRGERLAKYNQLLRIEEELGDQAVYTGEKWRN, from the exons ATGTCGGTGCAGGAATATCTGGATAAGCACTTGCTATCTCGGAGAATCGAAGACGCTGTCAATGCCGCCGTTAGAGCTAAAACTTCCGATCCCGTCCTCTTCATT TCGAATCACATGAGGAAAGCTGTACCTTCGGTGATAACTAAGGTGAAAGCCCGGCAGATATTGGATAGTAGAGGGATTCCGACCGTCGAAGTTGATTTGCATACTAACAAAGGACTCTTCCGTGCTTCTGCTCCCAGTGGTGCTTCTTCTGGAAT GTATGAGGCGATTGAACTACGTGATGGAGAAAAAGGAACTTATCTTGGAAATAGTGTGAATAGAGCTGTCAAGAATATTAATGAGAAAATTTCAGTGGCATTGGTTGGTATGGATCCAACTCTTCAATCTCAGATTGACCAGGTCATGATAGACTTGGATAAAACGGAAAATAAG AGTGAACTTGGAGCGAATGCTATTTTAGCTGTCTCCATAGCTGCTTGCAAAGCTGGAGCTGCTGAAAAAGAG GTTTCTCTTCACAAACACATTGCTGATCTTTCTGGTCAAACAAGCCCGCTTCTTCCTGTTCCGGTCTTTACTCTCATTAGTGGAGGAAAGCATGGTGGAAACAACTTGGCTATTCAG GAGATAATGATTCTTCCAGTGGGATCAAACACATTTGAGGAAGCTTTACAAATGGGTTCAGAGACCTATCATCATCTGAAG GCAGTTATTACAGAGACATATGGTGCACATGGATGTAATGTTGGTGAAGACGGCGGTTTTACTCCCAACATCTCAAG CTTAAGAGATGGCTTGGACCTTGTTCAAAAGGCTATTGGGAGAACAGGATACAATGAGAAAATAAAGATAGCAATTGGTGTTGCTGCCACTGAGTTTTGCATAG GTACAAAATATGATTTAGATTTTAAAACTCCAAATAAATCTggacaaaattttaaatcagGACAGGATATGATTGATATGTACAAAGAACTGTGCGCAG ACTACCCCATTGTATCAATTGAAGATCCATTTGACAAGGAGGACTGGGAGCATGTCAAGTACTTTTCTAGTCTTGGAATATGCCAG GTGGTTGGAGGCGACTTAATAATGTCAAATCCTAAACGGATCGAGAGAGCCATACAAGAGAACTCATGCAATGCTCTTCTTCTCAAG GTTAATCAGATTGGTACAGTGACCGAAGCCATTGAAGTTGTCAAGATGGCCAAGGATGCCCAATGGGGGGTTGTGATATCTCAAAGACTTGGTGAAACTGAAGACAGTTTCATATCTGATTTATCTGTTGGCTTAGCTACTAGTCAAATTAAAGCTGGTGCCCCTAGCCGAGGAGAACGACTTGCAAAGTACAACCAG TTGCTTagaattgaagaagagcttgGTGATCAAGCAGTTTATACTGGTGAAAAGTGGAGGAACTGA
- the LOC107023100 gene encoding tubulin beta chain-like, protein MREILHIQGGQCGNQIGSKFWEVVCAEHGIDSTGRYQGDTDLQLERVNVYYNEASGGRFVPRAVLMDLEPGTMDSIRSGTYGQIFRPDNFVFGQSGAGNNWAKGHYTEGAELIDSVLDVVRKEAENCDCLQGFQVCHSLGGGTGSGMGTLLISKIREEYPDRMMLTFSVFPSPKVSDTVVEPYNATLSVHQLVENADECMVLDNEALYDICFRTLKLTTPSFGDLNHLISATMSGVTCCLRFPGQLNSDLRKLAVNLIPFPRLHFFMVGFAPLTSRGSQQYRALTVPELTQQMWDAKNMMCAADPRHGRYLTASAMFRGKMSTKEVDEQMLNVQNKNSSYFIEWIPNNVKSTVCDIPPTGLKMASTFIGNSTSIQEMFRRVSEQFTAMFRRKAFLHWYTGEGMDEMEFTEAESNMNDLVSEYQQYQDAVADEEEYEDEEEDDPYRD, encoded by the exons ATGCGTGAGATTCTTCACATTCAAGGTGGCCAATGCGGTAACCAAATCGGATCCAAGTTCTGGGAAGTTGTGTGTGCGGAGCATGGGATTGATTCAACCGGAAGGTACCAGGGAGACACAGATCTACAACTTGAGAGGGTGAATGTGTATTACAATGAAGCTAGTGGTGGACGGTTTGTTCCTAGGGCTGTGCTTATGGATCTGGAACCAGGGACCATGGACAGTATTAGATCTGGGACTTATGGCCAGATCTTTCGTCCTGATAACTTTGTTTTTGGCCAATCTGGCGCTGGGAATAACTGGGCTAAGGGTCATTACACTGAGGGTGCTGAGCTGATTGATTCTGTTCTCGATGTTGTGCGTAAAGAAGCTGAAAACTGTGACTGCCTTCAAG GGTTTCAGGTGTGCCACTCCCTGGGAGGAGGGACTGGGTCTGGAATGGGAACCCTTTTGATTTCAAAGATCAGAGAGGAGTACCCAGATAGAATGATGCTTACCTTCTCTGTTTTCCCATCTCCAAAGGTTTCAGATACTGTTGTTGAGCCTTACAATGCCACACTGTCTGTTCATCAGCTTGTGGAGAATGCAGATGAGTGTATGGTTCTTGACAATGAGGCGCTGTATGACATTTGTTTCCGTACCCTCAAGCTGACAACTCCTAGCT TTGGTGACCTGAATCACCTGATATCTGCAACCATGTCTGGAGTAACTTGCTGCCTCAGATTTCCTGGCCAGCTTAACTCTGATCTCAGGAAGCTTGCTGTAAATCTCATTCCTTTTCCCCGTCTTCACTTTTTCATGGTTGGGTTTGCACCACTTACCTCACGAGGTTCCCAACAATACCGGGCTTTGACTGTCCCTGAGTTAACTCAGCAAATGTGGGATGCTAAGAACATGATGTGTGCTGCTGATCCTCGACATGGCCGTTATTTGACAGCATCAGCTATGTTCCGTGGAAAGATGAGCACCAAGGAAGTTGATGAACAGATGCTTAACGTGCAGAACAAAAACTCTTCTTACTTCATCGAGTGGATCCCCAACAATGTTAAGTCAACAGTCTGTGATATTCCTCCAACTGGTCTAAAGATGGCATCAACTTTCATTGGAAACTCAACCTCCATTCAAGAAATGTTCCGTCGTGTTAGTGAACAATTCACGGCCATGTTTAGGAGGAAGGCTTTCTTGCACTGGTACACTGGTGAGGGAATGGACGAGATGGAGTTCACTGAGGCTGAGAGCAACATGAATGATTTGGTCTCTGAATATCAGCAGTATCAAGATGCAGTGGCAGATGAGGAAGAGTATGAGGATGAGGAGGAAGACGATCCATACCGTGATTGA
- the LOC107023101 gene encoding peroxidase 47 — MNHLEIEMGKYELFMVILLVSGYGFVDGLRMDYYFMMGCPFAEGIVKNIVNRHLQADPTLAAALVRMHFHDCFVQGCDASVLIDSTKDNTAEKDSPANFSLRGYEVIDQVKEQLEIQCPGVVSCADILAMAARDAVFFAGGPVYDIPKGRKDGTRSRIEDTINLPPPTLNSSELIRLFGQHGFTAQEMVALSGAHTLGVARCSSFKHRLSNFDSTHDVDPTLDAQFAKTLSKRCTNSDKSEQAFDTTKDNFDNDYYYALQRNTGVLFSDQTLYNHPRTRGIVNAYAFNQAMFFLDFQQAMIKMGLLDVKEGSKGEVRANCRIIN, encoded by the exons ATGAATCACTTGGAGATAGAAATGGGGAAGTATGAGTTGTTTATGGTGATATTACTAGTGAGTGGATATGGTTTTGTTGATGGTCTGAGAATGGATTATTATTTCATGATGGGTTGCCCATTTGCTGAGGGAATAGTGAAGAACATTGTGAATAGGCATTTGCAAGCTGATCCTACTCTTGCTGCTGCCCTTGTCAGGATGCACTTCCACGATTGCTTTGTTCAG GGATGTGATGCATCGGTGTTGATTGATTCAACAAAGGATAACACAGCAGAAAAGGATTCGCCAGCAAATTTCAGCTTAAGAGGCTATGAAGTCATTGATCAAGTCAAGGAACAACTCGAAATCCAATGCCCTGGAGTCGTTTCTTGTGCTGATATTCTTGCCATGGCTGCAAGGGATGCTGTCTTCTTt GCTGGAGGTCCAGTGTATGACATACCAAAAGGAAGAAAGGATGGAACAAGATCAAGAATAGAAGACACAATCAATCTACCTCCTCCCACACTTAATAGTTCAGAACTTATCAGATTGTTTGGCCAACATGGCTTCACTGCTCAAGAGATGGTGGCTCTATCTG GTGCACATACACTAGGAGTGGCAAGATGCTCATCATTCAAGCATAGATTGAGTAACTTTGACTCAACACATGATGTGGATCCAACTTTGGATGCCCAATTTGCCAAGACTCTATCAAAAAGATGCACTAATAGTGACAAGTCTGAGCAGGCCTTTGACACCACAAAAGATAATTTTGACAATGACTACTATTATGCTTTACAAAGAAACACTGGTGTCCTCTTCTCAGATCAAACTCTTTACAACCACCCTAGAACTAGAGGCATTGTAAATGCTTATGCCTTTAATCAAGCTATGTTCTTCCTTGATTTTCAACAAGCCATGATTAAAATGGGGTTACTTGATGTCAAAGAAGGCTCCAAGGGTGAAGTGCGGGCCAACTGTCGTATCATCAATTGA
- the LOC107023752 gene encoding serine/arginine-rich splicing factor SR45a-like produces the protein MSYSRRSRYSRSPSYDRYSKSVSRSRCVSRSRSRSCDSSDVENPGNNLYVTGLSTRVKERDIEKHFSAEGKVEDVRLVLDPWTHESRGFGFVTMSSVEEADRCIKSLNRSVLEGRVITVEKARRRRGRTPTPGKYLGLRTVRVRRESRNYPHHSRNRSPCYSSESYRSRSRSRSYSPYYRQEHRSYSYYRGRQRSHSSYYSRHHCYSESPYSPYYSRGRSYSRSLSPYNGRDRSYSPDDRYYRRSRYHDYSPDNHRRDRSYSPDDRYYRRSRYRDYSPERHDLSDSPDVCDNRMSRYRDYSPNNSYYYRRNRYRSISRSISPRYGRSYSRSVSPRWSRRSYSRSVSRSSCSRSSYSPNLKKSSKKSRSVSASSRFVSRSVTPRSSPSS, from the exons ATGTCATACTCCAGGAGGTCAAG GTATTCTCGCTCACCTTCATATGATCGATATAGCAAGTCTGTCTCAAGGTCCAGATGTGTTTCAAGGAGTCGGTCAAG GAGCTGTGATTCAAGTGATGTTGAGAACCCAGGGAACAATTTGTATGTGACTGGTCTCTCAACCCGCGTTAAGGAGCGAGATATTGAGAAGCATTTTTCTGCTGAAGGGAAG GTTGAAGATGTTCGTCTTGTTTTAGACCCATGGACCCACGAATCTCGTGGGTTTGGTTTCGTGACGATGTCCAGCGTTGAGGAGGCTGATCGCTGCATCAAGTCTCTGAATCGCTCAGTACTTGAAGGCAGAGTTATCACTGTGGAGAAG GCCAGGAGGAGAAGAGGTAGAACACCTACTCCAGGAAAATATTTGGGGCTTAGAACTGTTCGCG TTCGTCGTGAATCACGAAACTATCCTCATCATTCAAGGAATCGCTCTCCTTGTTACTCATCTGAAAGCTACAGGAGCAGGAGCAGGAGCAGGTCTTACTCTCCATATTACCGGCAAGAGCATAGATCATACTCTTATTACAGAGGACGCCAGAGATCTCACTCATCGTATTACAGTCGGCACCACTGCTACTCAGAATCACCTTATTCTCCTTACTATAGTCGTGGAAGATCTTACTCTCGATCTTTATCCCCATATAATGGGCGTGATCGGTCCTACTCTCCAGATGACCGTTATTACAGAAGGAGCCGTTACCATGACTATTCTCCCGACAATCATCGGCGTGATCGTTCCTATTCTCCAGATGACCGTTACTATAGAAGAAGTCGCTACCGTGACTACTCTCCTGAAAGGCATGATCTTTCAGACTCTCCAGATGTTTGTGACAACAGAATGAGCCGCTATCGCGACTACTCTCCGAACAACAGTTACTATTATCGAAGGAACCGATATCGTTCCATTTCTCGGAGCATTTCTCCTCGATATGGGAGAAGCTACTCACGCAGTGTATCACCTAGGTGGTCAAGGAGGAGCTATTCAAGAAGCGTTTCCAGGAGCAGCTGCTCTCGTAGCAGTTACTCTCCTAATCTGAAGAAAAGCTCTAAGAAGAGTCGCAGTGTTAGTGCATCTTCCAGATTTGTTTCAAGGTCTGTTACACCTAGGTCTTCACCTTCATCATGA
- the LOC107023890 gene encoding proliferating cell nuclear antigen encodes MLELRLVQGSLLKKVLESIKDLVNDANFDCSATGFSLQAMDSSHVALVALLLRSEGFEHYRCDRNISMGMNLTNMAKMLKCAGNDDIITIKADDGSDTVTFMFESPTQDKIADFEMKLMDIDSEHLGIPEAEYHAIVRMPSAEFGRICKDLSSIGDTVVISVTKEGVKFSTRGDIGTANIVCRQNTTVDKPEEATVIEMNEPVSLTFALRYLNSFTKASPLSNTVTISLSSELPVVVEYKIAEMGYVRYYLAPKIEEDEEETKP; translated from the exons ATGTTGGAACTACGTCTCGTTCAGGGAAGTCTGCTGAAGAAAGTTCTAGAATCGATTAAGGATCTGGTGAACGATGCGAACTTTGATTGTTCCGCCACTGGATTCTCTCTGCAAGCCATGGACTCCAGTCACGTGGCTCTGGTGGCGCTGCTGCTCCGATCTGAGGGTTTTGAGCACTACCGCTGTGACCGGAACATTTCAATGGGCATGAACCTTACTAACATGGCGAAAATGCTCAAATGTGCTGGAAATGATGACATCATCACCATCAAGGCTGACGATGGCAGTGACACCGTCACTTTCATGTTTGAAAGCCCCA CCCAAGACAAGATTGCTGATTTTGAGATGAAGCTAATGGACATTGACAGTGAGCATCTTGGGATTCCTGAAGCAGAGTACCATGCTATTGTTAGAATGCCTTCTGCTGAGTTTGGTAGAATTTGCAAAGACCTTAGCAGCATTGGAGATACAG TTGTTATTTCGGTGACAAAGGAAGGTGTAAAATTCTCAACCAGAGGTGACATTGGTACTGCTAATATTGTTTGCAGGCAAAATACAACTGTTGACAAG CCTGAAGAAGCCACTGTTATAGAGATGAATGAACCAGTGTCATTGACATTTGCCCTAAGATACTTGAACTCCTTTACAAAAGCATCTCCATTGTCAAACACAGTGACCATCAGCTTATCTTCAGAGCTTCCTGTTGTTGTTGAGTACAAGATTGCTGAGATGGGTTATGTAAGGTATTACCTGGCACCTAAGATAGAAGAGGATGAAGAGGAAACCAAGccttga